One bacterium genomic region harbors:
- a CDS encoding acetylxylan esterase, whose product MNTLRNTLMLLVNALALTTFAAAPGDTARSIAPYFSPAARGAKTPDADGFLQRWLLLEPIIKPNRSNTVFTDSYIRNAFNTEYFPGQFTKVPHDGDQVTVAGEQLLWHAVDSANWNVKLFRFAYGLNKPTYGVLFWAVTVVHSPREMQNVRMAVGSNSASMWWLNGQEAVILSGDRRMVMDDCVSKRLTLHKGPNIIRGAVINGPGMSDFCVRFIDENGKPIKDITQSLENTKE is encoded by the coding sequence ATGAACACACTCCGCAACACCCTGATGCTTCTGGTAAATGCACTGGCGTTGACGACTTTTGCCGCCGCGCCAGGCGATACAGCTCGCAGCATCGCACCATATTTTTCTCCTGCTGCAAGGGGCGCCAAAACGCCGGATGCCGACGGTTTCCTGCAGCGCTGGCTGCTGCTGGAGCCGATCATCAAGCCAAACCGCAGCAACACCGTATTTACCGACAGCTACATCCGCAATGCATTCAATACCGAGTATTTTCCCGGCCAATTCACCAAAGTCCCGCACGACGGCGACCAGGTGACTGTCGCCGGGGAGCAACTCTTATGGCATGCCGTAGATTCGGCCAATTGGAACGTGAAGCTTTTTCGCTTCGCCTACGGCCTGAATAAACCGACGTACGGCGTTCTGTTCTGGGCTGTTACCGTGGTCCACAGCCCTCGGGAAATGCAAAATGTGCGCATGGCCGTCGGCTCCAATTCAGCATCCATGTGGTGGCTCAACGGCCAGGAAGCTGTTATCCTCTCGGGTGACCGACGCATGGTTATGGACGATTGCGTTTCAAAACGCTTGACCCTCCATAAGGGGCCGAACATTATTCGCGGGGCGGTCATAAATGGCCCCGGCATGAGCGATTTCTGCGTTCGCTTTATCGATGAGAATGGCAAACCGATTAAGGATATTACGCAGAGCCTGGAAAACACGAAAGAATGA
- a CDS encoding alpha/beta hydrolase-fold protein, with the protein MKCYIMGLGLLLTLWIAPGLAQTDQPTIKDDFKPSTLNQPGQEYPQVNSQGYARFRIMAPQADSVKVNLGLGGTILTKTEDGAWVGTTAGPLDEGFHYYHLTVDGGVFNDPGTLNFYGSVRWESGIEIPAHDQDFYALKDVPHGQVRQILFPSQSTNTSRRAFVYTPPDYDKGKKHYPVLYLQHGWGEDETAWSNQGHANLIMDNLIADGKIKPFLIVMTYGMTNEIKFGGLRNFDIKPFQTVLVDELIPYIDANFRTLADQSHRAMAGLSMGGMETKMITMANLDKFSHIGLFSGGAFSMDDVNKTPGFKEKVKLVFVSFGSRELENRGARGFWGGDPKVNADALRQAGINSVFFVSQNTAHEFLSWRRSLREFAQLLF; encoded by the coding sequence ATGAAATGCTATATCATGGGATTAGGTTTACTGCTGACTTTATGGATTGCACCCGGTTTGGCTCAGACAGATCAGCCAACCATCAAGGATGACTTTAAGCCTTCAACCCTGAACCAACCCGGTCAAGAGTATCCGCAGGTGAACTCTCAGGGTTACGCGCGGTTTCGCATTATGGCCCCTCAGGCCGACAGCGTCAAGGTCAATCTCGGCTTAGGCGGCACGATTCTTACGAAAACCGAGGATGGCGCCTGGGTGGGCACCACTGCAGGACCTCTGGACGAAGGCTTTCACTACTATCATCTTACAGTGGACGGCGGCGTGTTCAACGATCCAGGAACACTGAATTTCTATGGTTCTGTTCGCTGGGAAAGCGGCATCGAAATTCCCGCTCATGATCAGGACTTTTATGCTCTGAAGGACGTTCCGCACGGCCAAGTGCGACAGATTCTTTTCCCCTCCCAAAGCACCAACACCTCGCGCCGGGCGTTTGTCTATACGCCGCCTGATTATGACAAAGGGAAAAAACATTACCCGGTTCTGTACCTGCAGCATGGCTGGGGCGAGGATGAAACCGCCTGGAGTAATCAGGGCCACGCCAATCTGATCATGGACAACCTGATCGCCGACGGCAAAATCAAGCCGTTTCTCATTGTCATGACGTATGGCATGACCAATGAGATCAAGTTCGGCGGCCTCCGCAATTTCGACATCAAGCCGTTTCAAACAGTTCTTGTGGACGAACTGATACCCTATATTGATGCCAATTTCCGTACGCTTGCTGATCAATCCCATCGCGCCATGGCCGGGCTTTCCATGGGCGGCATGGAAACCAAAATGATCACCATGGCCAACCTCGACAAATTTTCGCACATCGGCTTGTTCAGCGGCGGAGCGTTCTCCATGGATGACGTCAACAAAACGCCCGGTTTCAAAGAAAAAGTCAAGCTGGTCTTTGTCAGTTTCGGCAGCCGCGAACTGGAAAACCGCGGCGCCAGAGGCTTTTGGGGCGGCGATCCAAAAGTGAACGCCGACGCGTTGCGGCAAGCCGGCATCAACAGCGTCTTTTTCGTCTCCCAGAATACAGCCCACGAGTTCCTGAGCTGGCGGCGCAGCCTGCGCGAGTTCGCACAGCTTTTATTTTGA
- a CDS encoding alpha/beta hydrolase-fold protein has protein sequence MVLSVNEIGFTQTGQVLINSSAADSAHASPYNLYGARYPRIEADSRVTFRFNAPHAKKVQVSIANIAFDMVKGDDGVWTYTSEPQDRGYHNYWMLVDSALVLDPATDAFIGYGHMCNGFEIPDPDGGFYELKDVPHGAVLIENYFSKTTNSWRHIYVYTPPGYEANTSRRYPVLYLQHGGGEDERVWIEMGRTNVILDNLIAAGKAAPFIVVMETSAAYKPGEVPPRPPQPRPAGAGPGGQPTADARPRMIFSFETYKEVMIKDLIPFIDSHFRTLTEGKNRAMAGLSMGGMVTRTVTLANLDKFAYIGLFSGGSISIEDVNNTPGFKEKVKLVFVSYGSRELENRAGGGRGPFGGDPKANTEALHQAGINSVFYVSPLTAHEWQSWRRSLYEFAPLLFKE, from the coding sequence ATGGTACTATCCGTTAACGAAATCGGTTTCACGCAAACAGGTCAGGTTTTAATTAACTCGAGTGCTGCTGATTCAGCGCATGCTTCGCCTTATAATCTCTATGGAGCCCGATATCCTCGAATCGAAGCCGATTCACGTGTTACCTTCCGCTTTAACGCTCCTCATGCAAAGAAGGTGCAGGTTTCTATCGCAAATATCGCGTTCGATATGGTTAAAGGCGATGACGGTGTGTGGACATACACCAGTGAACCGCAGGATAGAGGGTATCATAATTACTGGATGCTGGTTGATAGTGCTCTCGTGCTTGATCCGGCAACCGACGCCTTCATCGGTTACGGACATATGTGCAATGGATTTGAAATCCCCGATCCGGATGGTGGTTTTTATGAGCTCAAAGATGTGCCTCATGGAGCTGTGTTGATTGAGAATTACTTCTCCAAGACCACCAACTCCTGGCGTCATATTTACGTTTACACGCCTCCAGGGTACGAGGCAAACACTTCGCGCCGATATCCGGTGTTGTATCTTCAGCACGGTGGTGGCGAAGATGAACGCGTGTGGATTGAGATGGGACGAACCAATGTCATACTGGATAATCTGATTGCGGCCGGGAAAGCCGCCCCATTTATCGTTGTCATGGAAACCAGCGCTGCTTACAAACCGGGGGAAGTTCCTCCTCGGCCGCCTCAGCCGCGACCCGCCGGAGCGGGCCCTGGAGGCCAGCCCACTGCAGACGCCCGTCCAAGGATGATATTTTCATTTGAGACATACAAAGAGGTCATGATCAAGGATCTGATTCCTTTCATTGATTCACATTTTCGCACGTTAACCGAGGGTAAGAATCGTGCCATGGCAGGTCTGTCGATGGGCGGGATGGTGACCAGAACGGTCACGCTGGCTAATCTTGATAAATTTGCCTATATCGGGCTTTTCAGCGGCGGCAGCATATCCATAGAAGATGTCAACAATACGCCCGGGTTTAAGGAGAAAGTGAAACTCGTGTTCGTCAGCTATGGCAGCCGTGAACTGGAAAACCGCGCAGGCGGCGGACGCGGTCCTTTTGGCGGTGATCCGAAAGCGAACACTGAAGCTTTGCATCAAGCCGGCATCAACAGTGTTTTCTATGTCTCACCGCTGACCGCCCATGAATGGCAGAGCTGGCGGCGAAGCCTGTATGAATTTGCACCGCTTCTATTCAAAGAGTGA
- a CDS encoding MBL fold metallo-hydrolase: MTKLLPIFVLLSCLVFLAQAAEQVYQNDELTITKLEDNMWVLETNDNTTMYLVEGTQKALLIDTGTRIAKLDSIITLITKKPLEVVISHAHHDHDGNIGFFKEIWMHPADTVLFNKAYQGKVHFVKDGDLFDLGGTLLEVSHMPGHTPGSIVLLDRKAGNCFSGDAFGSNHVWLQLKPLSPIQTYIESCLKMEKLMDSGITKVYCGHYVYVKKPYDKSYITTMRQLAESLSKGTAPAPQPYSAKVGCPNPMSVTSGSATIVYDPDYIKFQKTRTGNGYH, encoded by the coding sequence ATGACAAAATTGCTGCCCATTTTTGTCCTGCTTTCCTGCCTGGTATTTCTCGCTCAGGCCGCAGAACAGGTCTATCAAAATGACGAACTCACCATCACCAAACTTGAAGACAACATGTGGGTGCTCGAAACGAATGATAATACCACGATGTACCTGGTGGAAGGCACCCAAAAAGCACTATTGATAGATACCGGAACTCGCATTGCGAAGCTCGATTCGATCATCACGCTTATCACGAAAAAGCCGCTGGAGGTCGTGATTAGCCATGCGCATCATGATCATGACGGGAATATTGGCTTTTTTAAAGAAATATGGATGCACCCTGCTGATACCGTTTTGTTTAATAAAGCTTATCAGGGGAAGGTCCATTTTGTCAAGGACGGAGATCTTTTTGATTTAGGCGGGACGCTTCTTGAAGTGAGTCATATGCCTGGCCATACTCCAGGTTCGATTGTTCTTCTGGACAGAAAAGCAGGAAACTGTTTTTCGGGCGATGCTTTTGGCTCGAATCACGTCTGGCTGCAACTCAAACCGCTCTCTCCGATACAAACCTACATCGAATCGTGTCTTAAAATGGAAAAGCTTATGGACAGCGGGATCACCAAAGTCTATTGCGGTCATTATGTTTACGTAAAAAAACCTTATGACAAATCCTATATCACGACGATGCGTCAGTTGGCCGAATCCCTGAGCAAGGGCACGGCCCCCGCGCCGCAACCCTACTCTGCCAAAGTTGGTTGCCCTAATCCGATGTCGGTCACGTCCGGCTCTGCCACTATTGTCTATGACCCGGACTATATAAAATTTCAGAAGACTCGAACCGGAAATGGATATCATTGA
- a CDS encoding family 43 glycosylhydrolase: MKTRLLGILISSLVLFCFYYPAWALDGEPYIHDPSTIMLCNGKFYTFGTGQGGLISEDGWTWHSGAVRPGGGVAPDIIHIGDRYYVTYAEGGGGLAGGHASNVHVMWTKTLDPSSPDFGFQDNIIVASSDGIEDCDAIDSAFLLDPTDGRLWLTYGTYFGYIRLIELDPKTGKRMPNNQAVDIGIDMEATALMYRDGWYYLLGTHGTCCDGANSTYNIRVTRSKKVTGPYLDNMGRDALKGGGKLVVAASGRFVGPGHFGLLDLGDGVQKFSCHYEADLDRSGRSVLDIRPLLWKGGWPIAGDNFREGTYEIQSERSGYALELTVDFVRMAGGMRGWGPPKEPVKPIPFQELAEVLPNWPAGNIETRLSDFMMRPHQKWTITPVAGVGGYPGSPFFKIVIDGTDRALAATADGEVVTVPTFTGNPEQLWRIDQLTDGTFRIMPKVVPNAKESLALTAVGHSTPTLARFDPESDKARWNLRPL, translated from the coding sequence ATGAAAACCCGTTTGCTCGGAATACTCATTTCCAGTTTAGTCTTGTTCTGTTTTTATTACCCGGCATGGGCTTTGGATGGTGAACCCTATATTCACGATCCCTCGACCATCATGCTGTGCAACGGTAAATTTTATACTTTTGGCACCGGTCAGGGTGGCTTGATCTCTGAGGACGGTTGGACCTGGCATAGTGGCGCTGTGCGCCCCGGCGGTGGAGTGGCGCCGGATATTATACACATCGGCGATCGCTATTATGTGACCTATGCCGAGGGCGGCGGCGGCTTGGCCGGTGGACACGCTTCTAATGTCCACGTCATGTGGACCAAAACGCTCGATCCATCGTCACCCGATTTCGGCTTTCAGGACAATATCATAGTCGCCTCGAGCGACGGTATTGAGGATTGCGATGCCATTGATTCGGCCTTTTTGCTCGATCCCACCGATGGCCGGTTGTGGCTCACTTACGGCACCTATTTCGGTTACATCCGGCTTATCGAACTCGATCCCAAAACGGGCAAGCGCATGCCCAACAATCAGGCCGTGGACATTGGCATCGACATGGAAGCCACGGCGCTGATGTATCGCGACGGCTGGTACTACCTGCTTGGCACGCATGGCACTTGCTGCGACGGCGCCAATTCCACCTACAACATTCGCGTGACACGCTCAAAGAAGGTAACCGGTCCCTACCTCGACAATATGGGCCGGGATGCGCTCAAGGGAGGGGGCAAACTCGTCGTGGCCGCCAGCGGCCGCTTTGTCGGGCCGGGTCACTTTGGCCTCCTGGATTTGGGTGACGGCGTGCAGAAATTCTCCTGCCACTATGAGGCCGATCTGGACCGGAGCGGACGCAGCGTGCTGGACATTCGCCCGCTGCTTTGGAAAGGCGGCTGGCCCATAGCTGGAGACAACTTTCGAGAAGGCACCTATGAGATCCAGTCCGAGCGCAGCGGTTATGCGCTTGAACTGACGGTTGATTTTGTACGCATGGCCGGTGGCATGCGCGGTTGGGGCCCCCCCAAAGAACCCGTGAAACCCATTCCGTTCCAGGAACTGGCTGAGGTTCTGCCGAACTGGCCCGCCGGCAACATCGAAACGCGTCTCAGCGACTTTATGATGCGGCCCCATCAAAAATGGACCATCACACCGGTCGCCGGTGTCGGCGGCTATCCCGGCTCACCCTTTTTCAAGATCGTGATCGATGGAACAGATCGCGCGCTGGCTGCCACGGCTGATGGTGAAGTTGTGACAGTACCCACCTTTACCGGTAATCCTGAACAACTGTGGCGCATCGATCAGTTGACCGACGGCACTTTTCGCATCATGCCCAAGGTCGTGCCCAATGCCAAGGAATCACTCGCTCTGACTGCGGTAGGCCACAGCACGCCGACGTTGGCCCGGTTCGACCCCGAAAGCGACAAGGCGCGCTGGAACTTGCGACCGCTGTGA
- a CDS encoding alpha/beta hydrolase-fold protein: MKDRLIRVLFATLITSGLCLAQTNQPAAAVEDFKPASTNQPGREYPQVNSEGRVRASISAPEALRVQLDISAVKYDLKKDEKGVWTGDSNPQDEGFHYYQLWIDGAAVPDPASLYFYGASRWGSGIEIPAKDQDFYALKNVPHGQLRELAYFSKSNNSMRRCFVYTPPDYDKDTAKRYPVLYLQHGGGEDETGWGNQGRVNLIMDNLIAEGKAVPFIIVMDNGTWTWPENLPRPKPGERPKGTWPPEGWADGFKKTLLEDIIPMIDTTFRTLADQPHRAMAGLSMGGMQTRAITLANTKTFAYAGLFSGGSFSLEDVNKAPGFKENVKLVFVSYGSRELENGKTRFGGDPKADTEALAQAGIKTHYYISPLTAHEWQSWRRSLHEFAQLIFKN; encoded by the coding sequence ATGAAAGACAGGTTAATTCGTGTGTTATTTGCTACTCTTATAACCAGTGGCCTTTGTTTGGCGCAAACGAATCAGCCGGCTGCGGCCGTGGAAGATTTTAAGCCCGCATCTACCAATCAGCCGGGCAGGGAATATCCTCAGGTCAATTCCGAGGGCCGGGTGCGCGCCAGTATTTCGGCCCCTGAAGCTCTGCGGGTTCAGCTTGATATCAGTGCGGTAAAATACGATTTAAAGAAGGATGAGAAGGGCGTCTGGACCGGTGATTCGAATCCCCAGGACGAGGGATTCCATTACTATCAGCTCTGGATCGATGGAGCGGCGGTACCGGATCCCGCCAGTCTGTACTTTTATGGCGCAAGCCGCTGGGGAAGCGGCATCGAAATCCCGGCCAAGGATCAGGACTTTTATGCCCTCAAGAACGTGCCTCACGGTCAGTTGCGCGAGCTTGCCTATTTCTCCAAAAGCAACAACAGTATGCGTCGTTGTTTCGTCTATACGCCGCCGGATTATGACAAGGATACTGCAAAGCGCTATCCGGTGCTCTACCTGCAACACGGCGGCGGTGAAGATGAGACCGGTTGGGGCAACCAAGGCCGTGTCAACCTGATCATGGACAACCTGATCGCCGAAGGAAAGGCCGTGCCTTTCATTATCGTAATGGACAACGGCACCTGGACCTGGCCGGAAAATCTCCCCCGGCCCAAACCAGGTGAACGCCCCAAAGGCACCTGGCCTCCTGAAGGCTGGGCCGACGGTTTTAAAAAGACGCTGCTGGAAGACATTATTCCCATGATCGATACGACGTTCCGGACCCTGGCTGATCAACCGCATCGAGCCATGGCCGGACTCTCCATGGGCGGCATGCAGACCCGGGCCATCACTCTCGCGAATACCAAGACCTTTGCCTATGCCGGCCTTTTCAGCGGCGGCAGTTTCAGTCTCGAAGACGTGAACAAAGCTCCTGGATTCAAAGAGAACGTCAAACTCGTGTTTGTCAGTTATGGCAGCCGCGAGCTGGAAAATGGTAAAACCCGTTTTGGCGGCGATCCCAAGGCGGACACCGAGGCCCTTGCACAGGCCGGCATCAAAACTCATTATTATATCTCTCCACTGACGGCTCATGAGTGGCAAAGTTGGCGGCGCAGCCTGCATGAGTTTGCACAGCTTATTTTTAAAAATTGA